The following are encoded in a window of Diorhabda sublineata isolate icDioSubl1.1 chromosome 5, icDioSubl1.1, whole genome shotgun sequence genomic DNA:
- the LOC130443803 gene encoding D-2-hydroxyglutarate dehydrogenase, mitochondrial, producing the protein MFLKGVRQLIGPLTQSPGRRPFPARPSLERPFQFSRQLASASTLPQLTKDRYPYVKRGQYANLDQHHLKYFKDLLGPNRVITDTDECQGFNIDWIRSVRGYSQCVLKPKTTEEVSSILSFCNENRLAVCPQGGNTGLVAGSVPVFDEVVLWTGLMNEIIHLDDTSGVLTCQAGCILENLENYVANHDLMIPLDLGAKGSCYIGGNVSTNAGGLRLLRYGNLHGSILGIEAVKADGEVIDCLNTLKKDNTGYHLKHLFIGSEGTLGVVTKVAISCPTKPKAINVALLGLNSFEEVLRTLKKAKRELGEILSSCELIDNLCMDLVLKHLKVPPPIGQHNFYMLIETHGSNLIHDEEKTNSFLENVMNEGLALDGTTTNEVSKMKSIWDLRERITEALLHDGYIFKYDISLPTESFYSLVEIMKERLGDRSHRVCGYGHLGDGNIHLSISVSEFTKEILDLIEPYVYEVTSKFKGSVSAEHGIGFRKPKYMHYSKSKEAIMLMKHIKNLMDPNGILNPYKVLPP; encoded by the exons ATGTTTCTCAAGGGAGTCCGACAGTTGATCGGGCCGCTCACCCAATCCCCGGGGAGGCGCCCTTTCCCAGCGAGACCCTCGCTAGAGCGGCCCTTCCAGTTTTCCAGACAACTCGCCAGCGCAAGCACGCTACCGCAGTTAACTAAG GACCGATATCCTTATGTGAAAAGAGGTCAATACGCCAACTTAGATCAACATCACTTGAAATACTTCAAGGATTTACTTGGACCAAATCGCGTTATTACAGATACGGATGAATGTCAAGGTTTCAACATTGACTGGATTCGATCTGTTAGAG gttatagtCAATGTGTCCTAAAACCAAAAACTACCGAAGAGGTTTCCAGTATATTAtcattttgtaatgaaaatcgTCTTGCCGTTTGTCCACAAGGTGGAAATACTGGCCTAGTAGCAGGATCTGTTCCTGTATTCGATGAAGTCGTTCTTTGGACCGGATTGATGAACGAAATTATCCATTTAGATGATACCTCAg gtGTTCTGACTTGTCAAGCTGGTTGTATACTCGAAAACCTAGAAAATTACGTAGCGAATCATGATTTGATGATACCTTTAGACCTTGGCGCTAAAGGATCCTGTTATATTGGAGGAAATGTATCCACAAACGCCGGCGGTTTAAGACTTTTACGCTACGGAAACCTACACGGAAGTATCCTCGGTATAGAAGCC gttaaagCAGACGGCGAAGTAATCGACTGCTTGAACACTTTAAAAAAAGACAATACGGGATATCATTTGAAACACCTCTTCATAGGATCCGAAGGAACCTTGGGAGTTGTTACTAAAGTTGCGATTAGTTGTCCAACGAAACCCAAAGCTATCAACGTGGCGTTACTGG GTTTAAATTCGTTCGAAGAAGTTTTGAGAACATTGAAAAAAGCCAAAAGAGAATTAGGAGAAATTTTATCATCGTGCGAATTAATCGACAATTTATGTATGGATCTAGTTTTGAAACATTTGAAGGTCCCACCGCCCATCGGTCAACATAATTTTTACATGTTAATAGAAACCCATGGAAGTAACTTGATACACGACGAGGAGAAGACGAATTCGTTTTTGGAGAATGTTATGAACGAGGGTTTAGCTTTGGATGGTACAACAACGAACGAAGTCAGCAAAATGAAG TCTATATGGGATTTGAGGGAAAGGATAACCGAGGCGCTTCTTCACGACGGATACATCttcaaatatgatatttcacTTCCGACTGAAAGTTTCTATTCTTTGgttgaaataatgaaagaacGGTTGGGTGATAGGTCTCATAGAGTTTGTGGATACGGACACCTTG GCGATGGTAATATCCATTTGAGTATCTCAGTGTCTGAATTCACCAAAGAAATCCTGGATCTTATTGAACCGTACGTTTACGAAGTCACCTCAAAGTTCAAGGGAAGTGTGAGCGCTGAACACGGAATCGGATTCAGAAAACCGAAATACATGCATTATTCCAAAAGTAAAGAAGCTATAATGTTAatgaaacatataaaaaatctcATGGATCCCAATGGCATCCTCAATCCATATAAAGTGTTACCACCTTAA